The Rhipicephalus microplus isolate Deutch F79 chromosome 4, USDA_Rmic, whole genome shotgun sequence sequence CTTCAAGCTTCTCCGTGCCTCTGAACTTGTCTAGTTTGGTACACTAGTTCTGTAAGAAAAGTATGCGGGCCGTCATAACAAAAGTGATCGAGTCAAATACAACGTGCCCTACTcgcgattgttgataattttcgcATTGGTTCGGATATTCTGGGTTTGAAGATTGCTCATTATGTCCGTATGTCAATTGTAAGTTAAAGTTGTTTTTATAGATTCACACTTTCACACTgcgtgtatgttttgctttttatgcaaAACGTCCAATGAAAAAGTTCGTTTTATTTGTGCTGATCGAGTTTCGTGTTACTGAGAAATCAGACAGCTTAAATTTCGCCTCTTCAGAAGAAacgaataaattaaaaaaaaagataaacaaaaTTTCACGAATAGCTGCATTGCCGAAGTGGCTAGCAGACCTTTAAAAAGGCACGAGGGCATTCCGCTTttatgcgaagtgggaaaggagggcttcTGCGTAACACTCCTCTCAATTTTTCGTCCTTGCCCTCTATTTCCTGACGCTTTCTGTCCatgatttatttctagtaggaCGCCTGGCAACTGTCAGTGCTAAAAGTGGCACTGCGCGCTGCCGACAGtgaatacatgggaggtataggGAGCTACCGCCCCCTGGTACATTGCCGAGTGCATGAGTGGaactattaggggcgaagctccttatcgtGAGACCTGGTTGGTATTCGAGCGGCGTCCATCGTCGCCCATCCTCTGTACCCAGTAGCGTCGCCCTTCTCATACAATAGATGGCGCTTTCCTATAGGTGCATGGAAACAGCAGTTGGGTGACAAtacactagatggcgctgtacgcaTTCCATTTCTCATTTTGTTTCCGAGATGGCGCTTCTCCATAGAGAtctgttcgggctgtcaaggtggatggacgtgtttttcgagcgctccggatcgactgcgcagataagtgtttttgcatgttttgagcttgtatttataattataaggcagcggttgaaatcttcgtagcacttattttatggtacggctttttcgggggccagtcaccaggtatttattagttagtgcgggtgtgtgtgtttgaaattttttgtttgttgtttttttttcttttgccaccccgtgggggaggtgcgcgtacattgaaaaCGCAAatatttgtagtagagcttagactttcttttttttttcttcgtagtgcacggctcgagtttagtagttatcgagtatagggacaattggtgtcagaaagacatggttaaaaagactgtagagtgttcaggatgtggagtgggtttgaaagtggacctaagcgtagaagcggatggagaagaggctgacgcgaagtgtaggcaatgtgaggtcgaggaaaaaatggagaaaatgatggttgcccaaagtgaactgctggtgaaaatcgatgagctcgagaccGCGTTGGCGAcacagcaagagaaaacgagggcaatgggagaaagactgaagtccaccgaggaagcactagcgaagctgaacaaagaagcggcctacggagagaacagtagagaaccggcaaccagaacggtggagaaggaagagcaagcaagtttggaaaaaaacaggtttagccggttcaactgtcccaaggcccagcttcagcgaggtagtggtggggctgggaggggacaaagcagccggcgtcacgggtgcaagtagcccccgggtgcaggacgctccagctgaaaagttacAGCATGTGATAGTCGCCGGGggctcaaatttaaatcgatgcacaaaagccatcaaagagagggtaagaggtgacaagagtgttgcagtaggggcgttcccaggacgcaagcttgaagcagtcatgaggcaagcgagcgcaaaactcaaaactacagctgataggcgaaacctcgtgataatttcaggcggtttaaacgatgtcttaaatgaagatacagcaggactagcagccacactggcgaaaggcgtcgatgacatgcgcgccacttctcctaaggtacaggtagtgatatgcacgataccggaggtaccggtgcgtaaTATCAACTTGCAAAGAGCGGTCgtcaatgcaaaccaagagatatggcggatgagtcgagagaaaggctttgaggtggtggaaataaacagagaggtgcataggtggggtggttttcaacgagacagaattcacttcgatgggcggctaggtcatgaggtgggttggcgacttgcaggacgcgcagtagcttttttggggggcaagcgagcccttcgggtgcagaatagctagtaacgaggaaaacaaccagggagactcttcgacaggtgttatggacacatacgattccaaagtggcaccaatgtctaagatagagtccggggcataaatagacgtagccacgagcgccgaccccattcagacatagggtatattaacatgcagggtggtaggaacaggctgaagtgggaagagttagaagaacagctaagggaagagaggccgatggtatacggttttgtagaaacacatctcagggacatggaacaacctctgaacaatccggactacgcgtgggaatattgtaatagaacagaaggcagcagaaagcgggtgttattggggcattcattcataaaagtacagactggcaaaggctcaagcaagagtgcaaggaacatttatggctaaaaaggaaagtggcaggtcaaatgacactccttggtttcgtgtacttgtggacgggagcaaaggccaaggaggaaaaccaggcaatggtagagtgtatatcaaaggacatgcATGAGTTATGAgtagagtgcgagataatttactaggagatatgaatgcgcacatagacgatatagatgggtataccgacccgacaagcAATATCATCATGGGTATGtggaaaggcttgatttgatcatttacaaagtaccgagaagtgtgaagggcaaataacatgggaggtaggaagactgcagttgacgatagattacgcactgatgtcaaatAGGaagtatgataagctcaggggaatgcacatagatgaaggtggctccagaaatctgggtagtgatcacaaacgcatcaagctaagttttggaagagcagtgaaagtgggaatgagacaagatgagcagctacaggaaaatttttattcagaaacgcAAACTGAAATatccactaaacaaattgagaaagtaatcactgaggataataaaacagtgtggaaatACACGaacctaattagactgtttgagctagagcttgctaaggcacgtgacaagtcaccccggaaaagaagacacaacgccaaaagttggtgggatgaggaagttaagagagccatagaaaaacgtcagctagcctctagggaacacagacatgctaatcagcggggtgaaccgacagataatgttgaaagaaaatgggaaatctttctaagcagTAGAAGGTAtgtatcccttctgatcaatgaagagattagaagaaagggagctcactggctggcagaagtacataaaaatgatagaaaggcagccgcgaaattttggaaccatctaaactccctaagaaatgaggcgagccgagagcagaggtttataactacagctcaaggtgttaggctagaaggggatgaagctatttaatatataagaacaagggtgacagaaaaatttcaacaaagaagtgctttgtgCGCCACAATacacaaggatgaatcaagtggcgcaatagctccattttcacaacgagagtgggaaagggctggaaaaaagggttcttagtagtacatcaacaggcccaaatggcattccaattatgctgataaagacattaagtccgaagtctaagcaggctttgataGAGGCAgtcagcaaaataataatcgatggtgaagttcccgatggatggaaacttagcagggtgagcatgatctacaaaggaaagggggacgaagctgacataaacaactaccgtcctataacagtgacatcagtggtctacaggctggcaatgcagattataaaggaaagactgcaggcatgaatagaggatgagggggtgctgggggaagtgcagaatgggtttcggaaacacaagaggttggaagacaatcttttctcactgacgcagtgcatcgaaatagcagaaaaggaacacaggcccctgtggctagcattttgggatatcaagggagcatacgatagcgtggttcaagaggaattgtggggaatattggacacactaggcgtggaacatgtagtcagtaatcttttaaaggatatctataaaggtaacaaggtagttataaagtgggaaaaacaggtatccaagcctgcagagttaaaacgggggcttaggcaggggtgtcccctgtcacccttattgttcatgatgtacctacaaggattagaggccaaattaaagggaagtggactgggcttcaacctttctttcgtcaaacaaggaaaactcatttaacaggcactaccagcattgatgtacgcagatgatataatgctaatggccgacaacaaggtagatttgcagagattggtggacatctgcggtaatgagggagataggtttgatttcagattcagtaaggaaaaatccgCAGTgctgatttttaatgacaatgaaggtagtgagcttagaatatgggaggtcacgctagagataacagataaatacaaatatctgggcatacggataagcaatggggctgactacctaagggaacacgaaatatacgtgactactaaaggtaacaggaatgcagcggtaatgaaaaacagggcactgtggaattacaataagtatgttgtgagaggattatggaaaggggtcatgattcctggtctgacgttcggcaatgcagtcttgtgcatgagatcagaagttcaagcaagattaaaaattaagcaacgtggaatatgtaggtttgccttaggagctcacgcgaatacaccaaatcatggagtacaaggtgagatgggatggacatcatttgagggcagggaagctagcagcaagatgaagtttgagaagcgattgagaaaaatggggaggagcgttgtgctaggaaggtattcagctacttgtacatgaagaatgtcgatagaaagtagaggaagcgaaccagaaaattgactgttaaatacttagaaaacagcagcggtccaaaccaaaaagaataatCGGTTCTGAGAAGGTGGAGAAAGCTGAGACCGATGTGTGgggaattggcatgattaagaagtccgcactagagatgcttcgaacttttaagcaggaaattgccaaggaaaggatctatgataatactcggggtagttctttactgtttgaggccaggacgagagtaatgcgaaccaagacatatcgggccaaatacgaagtggtagacacggtgggcagtgcgtgtggagaggaagaggaaacggccgaacactcgataatgttctgtaaacggcttcacgctatagttcaggatgatggcgcagagttttagatgcggagcatctaatactcgaggcttgtagtgcggcgccgtccgcaagcttcctcctccttcttccaccatctgtgcaccctttcctcctctacacaccgcgtgcgcttttcctcttcacgaacattcgctagctgtataatgtagcgcgcatgcgccgtcacgcttcgaaaacatcggcagctgacgcgcgcgcatgcgccgtcgcgcttcgagaacatcggcagctgacgcgcgcgcatgcgccgttgcgcttctcccccttctcgaacattcgacagctgacagtgcatgcgccgtcgcgctgtatatatactcaaggtcggcgctcgctcgctcagttgccgctcgtcggttggtttgtacggcgcgtcgacgtccaaggtcgcggtgaaatgaattccaacgaatccacaaacacaatgatcgacgtcccttcgaccagcgccgccctttcgcatacgtgtgtacgtgttcactcatttaacaccccctcctacaacaacgttaaccaatttagccatcgacccaagtaagtcgcaatttaacaccccatttcacaaccacgttaaccaatttagccatcgacccaagtaagtcgcactttaacaccccgttaaccaattatatgctccgcatcctcctcagtgttcccccgagggaagctgcgggcaatttttttcaaggCACTAGGGTTCaaagacagggagggcaaaatagactctaagtgggtagaattaactagaaggaggttatctgattggtggctaatgtcaaggcacgagtgaaaattaaacccttcactgcaaagtacgagtccccaactttactatttaaaggaaaaaaatgataTAGCTTTTGGTCCACTGAGtagtacggcttggtggcgctagccaccgcccgatctaaagggtacagccatttcaatccatccatccattcatccagcgTAGTGTCACTGTATAtgctagcatatacagtaactctacgctacggtagcatatacagtaactaacTCTAGAGATGCGCATAATTTGACGGTTGGGTAAAGGTACGCTAGATGGCGTTGGCGGTGCAGCTGCACTCCGATTGACTGCTGCTTGGGGCTCCGCCTGTGCGCCTGTTATCTCAttctcctggatcgtcgccgtacgaGTGCGCGTGCCGGATCGTGCTGCTTGACGGACCGTGGACAACGTGGAATGCCGGGTACGAAAGGCCGCTGCTGCTCGTGCTCGTCGGCAGGATCCCGAGGTACGGACGGACAGCCGTATGGACGGGTGaccgcacggacgaacgcagggacgcgtcgccccactcatcagcattcactccgtAGTCTTTCGCGCTTCGTTCACCTGGGTGAGGTATTGCATGCAACTACACTTGTTGCTGGTTTTCGTAGAGGTCTGAGGACATCAGCCACTTTAGAGAATGAGAAAAACCAactaaataatgaaaaaaacggTACGTTGGCTAAAGTTAGCAGGGGACGTTAGATAATGGGTATTTTATCTGACTTACTCTGTGATTGGTCTCTAAGCTTGGCAAACGCGCGCCGCTGGAGTATTCATGCAAAATACCACTTTATCGAAACGAAGTGTAACTGTGGCTTCACCCTTTGACAAGGGCACCGAGAAGGTTGTGATACTTACCAGAAGGAATGTCGTGTGGCAGACGCACCCTAACTGGGTGCGTGCTGTAGGTTCCCTGTTACGTTATATGTAAGGAACGTAACGCGATACGGGCACAGAGTAAGGTGAGGCTGAGGCAATGTGGCACCAGCTTGCCTGAATGCTTTTAGCAGGACGTCTCTTGAAGAAAGCGCGCCGTTCTCAAGTCAACAGTATGTTTGCAATCAAGTGAGCGGTAATCGCTCGGTAACAGTTCCGTTCCAATGATCTGGACTGGACCTCACTAAGGCTAGGTGCGTGCTCCTTTGCTGCAACGTTGTTTGGACTACCAGGCCTAAGTGCGCAGCCGATTCAGCGCGTGTATTAAGCAGAGCGTCATGTAACCCGGctgaagaaaagaaagacaacGTACTGCGAGTGAAATCAGCAGTGGCAGCAAATACCCGTTTTAATATCAAAAACTCCGCATTTGGCAACGCAGGGAAATAAACGAAAATACACAAATATTTTAATTGGAGCTATGAACGTATGTATTGGCAGCCATTGACCTATGATGAGCCGTTTGAAACAATAGTAcacaaataattaaaaaaaagtgatgcatAGGGAAAACTTAGCTGTGGCGATTCTTGACAATGGAAATGTACTGTACTGTCCGCTGTTAACAGTCTCATAAAGGGAACTCTTGAATGAGCCTCTTTCATGCTTGCTGCTTCttaacggcgagctgaagggggAACATTGTGCGTGTAGGGCTCTAGTTGATGAAAAGAAGTTGTGTCAACCATCGGTAGTTGTACGCAAATATAAGTTGATCTGTATACTTTTGCAAGAGATTGAAATACAGATATGCCCTGCATGCAAGTGTTACCATTACAAAGATTTCGCCGGTCCGTGTAATTCGTGCATTAGCTAGAATGCACAAAATTAGAGACTCGGGCGAACGCTGAATGACTTCTGTAAGATTCGTTATACAAGATCTTACGTATATACAGTTGAAACGTATTTCACGTACTGACTGACAAACGTGAATCAGTTCAGAGAGCTTGATAAAATGAAACGGAAACAGGGGATGCCTGCCGTAAATTACtgttattttttttggggggggggcgcattGAATAGGACGCGTAAATTTATAATAGTAGCCTGTCACACAAGCTTTCGCTACTCGAAAGCTTCACGAAGGTGGAATTTTATCAGACATTACATCACAAACATTAGAGTATCGAATTAACGTTGCACGTTTTACGCGAACGAGCAACCTGTGTTCAGGGCCGATCTCAAACACAGCCTGCGCAGGCGTGCTTAGAAGTATCGGTACATGCAGCGATCACGATATCTAGAACGTGCTTAACTATGCATACGGGGCGATGATAATAGGTGAAAAGCTATAGTGTCTTCCACTTATCGTTTGCACACCCAAAGAAAATGTTATGCCttttgtcgtgtaagaacataaGTGAAATAATAAAGACCTGATAGATGGGCCCATGAGGTAGTATATATAGACGTAGAATTGCATGTTTTTAGTATATATCGAAtgaagcagtatttttttttctaaatcgtGGAGGCTTCAGCCGAATAGGGGGAGCGCAAGCGGAATAAATTCTGCTGCTTGttgtaaaaaaaatgtttaaaccATGTGGCAAGCATTTCAAATGATTTGGCCGCAATTATAAAAGTTTCTGGCTCCATTTCAAGTTCAAATACATGTCCGGAAATTCAAAGGCGTGCGTGAGGCTACGTGGTCATCCGTCATCAGCTGCACCGTCACCAATCCAAACTAAATCACCACCGTATCTCGGTAAAGCCCCATCTTGCGGCTTGTTGGGTCAGTATAACTTCAGAATAGTTTGCCTAACACCAATATTGTTCGAAAGCTAGTGTAAGAAAGCAGCCAGCCATTGATATTGTAACGAAATGAGTCACAGAAATACGCTCACGGTGCTCCGATTTACGgctgctgtaaaaaaaaacaaataatccaGGAAAGGCCAGAAATTAGGTGTCACAACATTACTTTTACTTCTGTGATAGATAATATTAATAGCTTGTCACTCCGCTCATCGCATACACGGACAACTCTGTTTGTTTGTTCTCCCAATCGAGAGCGGATATTTTGGGATAGCTGTCTGTGCGCATTTAAAACTGCATTCAACTTTGATCTGTTTGGGTAGTTTCGCGTAGAGCTTAGGATGTATATAATATCACAGCGTTATATAGAATGCGCAGATATTACGTCTGTAAACAAACGCTCTACTATTATCACATGCGTGCATAGGGCCTTTTGTAGAAGAGAACTAACAGCTTCATTCCATTCGGTCGAACAAGAGCACAGAGGCTCGCATcgcagcctcggcagtgcatttctGTGGAGTTATACGCTCATTGAGCACAGTCCAAATGGAATTATGGTGGCGCCCAGGGAGCCTGCTGTGAAAATGTTGGTAAGACACCCCATCCTCTCGCACGATGAGCTCTAAGTGAATCTCCAAAATTGCGATACGTATTattttgaagataaaaaaaacagctgttgAGTCTCCGGGAGTTTTTCCTTCACTTTTCGAAACAAAACAAGTGAATTAATACGCTTCTGATAAAAATCGCGAGCATAATTATGCAGCTATATGTTTTGGGGCATCCACTGTATATAAAGTAAGATCCCGTAGAAGTTTTCAGTGGCTATATAAACACCACCTTTAGCCACACCACCTCTAGTATGGAATGTCGGAAGCACAAGCAATACATAACACTGCTTTTCTCGCAGCACCACAGTTCTTGCTTCACAAACGTAGATAATAGGGTCATGTACGAAATCAACGCGCATAGACAGTTAACAAAGCTAGTGCAGAGGGTCCGCCCGTTTGACTGTTCATCAGTCGGAAGCTACAGGCGTGGGTGTTAACGTTCCCCATCAGTTCACGTAGTACTGTGACGAAAGCACAGAGGCAAACGTACCCGCATCAATTCGTCTCGTGTGTACTTTAGAAAACCGCTGCAGAAGCCCCTGAGATTTCCATAAACATCACCTTCTGAGCAATGTTGGCGAGAACGCGCAAACTTCATCGAGGGGATCGAGCTAACAATAAATGTGGACTAGATTAAATTCCCTGGAATGATTCTCACTCGCCgcgtttaaaacacaaaaagacGATCGTGACGTTGTGGCCACCAATCTTCGTCAATTCGTCTTCACGCTGCGCGCATTCGAAAGATGCAATACACTGAAACGCTAGTCGTCGAGTTCTTCGTGTTCGGACCACCGTGAGCCAAAAATCTCTTGGATCTCTTCCAGAGTCTTTCCTTTTGTCTCCGGCAGGAAAACGGCCACAAGTACGAAGCCAGCGGCCATGAAGCTCGCGTAGAACCAGTAGACGCCGGCCTCGCCCACCAACGCCATCATGTCGGTGTATTCCTTGGCGACGAGCGTGCCGCAGGAGAAGTAGAAGAATATCAACAAGCTGGCGGCTTCGCTCTTCACCCTCAGCGGTAGAATTTCGCCCAGGAGTATCGAAGGCACCGGGCTAAGGCCCACGGAGAAGCCCAGAAAGTAGAGACACAGGGAGAACAGGGGCAGCCAGCCGTAAGAGTGCACGAAGCTGGGGCCCAGTGTGCGCTTGAAGTGGTAGAAGCAGCCGAGGATGACGAGGCTGACGCCGGACACCGTGGTCGAGAAGAGCATGAGAGGCCGACGACCAAGGCGGTCCGTGAGCTGCGTGGCGAGGCCTACGCACAACACCTGCGACCAGAAAAGGGGGTATACAGCTTGAACAAAATACTTCATTTTACGAAACGAAGACATTCATTGGAACTCTCTGGTAGGAGCCCCTTGAGCCATTCAGGCAGCACTTGGATTACCCTGATTACTGTGCCTTGATGCGCGTTCCTCAGATTTCTAAAGTAGCAAATTGTCTGAAAGAGAAGGGCTTTCTCCTCGGGGAAACGTAGTGGAAGCTGAGCCCCATAGCTAAAACAAGTGACTCACTGCACTCAATTTGCGATTTAATCCGCGCCTTGGGGGTGGAGAGAGTGATATCACGTCTTCAACCAGGGAGCAAATACATTAGCTCCAGCTCGTACTTAGCACACATTATTCATAGTAGCAGGCAGGAGAAGCACAGGATGCAATGATACGGTGACCGGCAACATGTGTATTGACGTGGCGTCGATTCATCATAATCTATGTCCCCCTTCTTTCCCTTCGCTGCTGCCTCACGAAGTGACTTAGCTCGACCTTGCGCTTGGCGAATGCTGGAATCGGACCAGTCTCGTGTGAATGCATAGTAAGAAAAACACCCAAGCGTACAATACCATTGGGTGTATTTAAATATGCCAGGTTGGTGATCCGAGCGAATGAGTGACGGCGCATCGACCCTGATAGCCAATAACTGACAGATGACTGATAGCTGGTAACTGACAGCTGACAAGATGGCGTCGTTGACAGTTTTCTGAACAGCATACAGATTATGCTCCCAACCCGGTGTAAGATCATGCACAAGCGTGCTTATTCTTCCCCAAACATTCGTCGCATAAAGCGTCGATTTGGAAcaatgttgctttttttatgttgttctGAGTGTCGTTATTTTCGGCGCGAAAAGCGAACGAATTTTCTTGAGCCCCTCATTTAGTAGTTGGAAATTTAGGATCACCTGCACGGCGCCCACGACGATGGTGCTGTCGGCCGCCGACAGGCCTGTGCCGGCCGTGGCGAAGATGTCTTGGGTGTAGAAGAGCATGACCACGATGCCCGAGAACTGCTGCAAGAAGAAGGCGCCCAGCGTGCACAGAAACGGCCTGTACACCCAGGGTCTCGCCAGCTCAGCCAGGGTCAACGGGGATTCAAGGTCGGCGGTGACTGCTTCATGCATGGCTCCGAACTCTACGGCCACGTCCGGTCCGCGATAGtattggagggctctggaagGTGAAGAGGTGTGGTAAGATTTCGCTTACACAGGACAGCTGGTCCCAGCACACGAACGCATGAGATTATAATGAGCGTAAACAAGTCATTGGACCGCCACTTAGCCCATCGCATGAATTAAGGAAGCGCTGTAGGCAGCGAGTTCAATTTTAGTTTACTCTGGTTGTTCGACGCGACAACTAACCAGATCGTGCAGCTAACCACGAGGCTTTGTTGGTGAGTGAATAACGATTATCATAATTTCGTGTTTGCAGAGCATAAAGAAAGATAATCTTCACCGCCCTTTATGGTC is a genomic window containing:
- the LOC119172741 gene encoding facilitated trehalose transporter Tret1 isoform X2, translating into MDEQWRRQRRRRCPWTSRSINEDSDGRLHLFLAELAAAMAAASYGLSVGYSSPALPDMRRRMHLTESQSSWFGSLLNIGALVGGLVGGQSIRYLGRRYTFLLTAVFHIAGWILIATGNTVWMLLLGRTSTGLATGVAALVVPVFISEVSPKEVRGFMDTVCTMAITFGILMAYVIGKWCHYEVLAAFCIIPPVIMAVLLPMLAGSPRWLLQVGRQDSALRALQYYRGPDVAVEFGAMHEAVTADLESPLTLAELARPWVYRPFLCTLGAFFLQQFSGIVVMLFYTQDIFATAGTGLSAADSTIVVGAVQVLCVGLATQLTDRLGRRPLMLFSTTVSGVSLVILGCFYHFKRTLGPSFVHSYGWLPLFSLCLYFLGFSVGLSPVPSILLGEILPLRVKSEAASLLIFFYFSCGTLVAKEYTDMMALVGEAGVYWFYASFMAAGFVLVAVFLPETKGKTLEEIQEIFGSRWSEHEELDD